From a region of the Bermanella marisrubri genome:
- a CDS encoding acetolactate synthase 3 large subunit has translation MEMLSGGEMLVRSLHEEGVEYIYGYPGGSLLHVYDAIYQQSAVKHVLVRHEQAAAHMADGYARASGKPGVVMVTSGPGATNTITGIATAFTDSIPMIVISGQVMSHLIGDDAFQETDMMGISRPIVKHSFSVTDPRDIPEIVKKAFYIATSGRPGPVVIDVPKDMTMPNERFEYEYPKKVKIRSYTPPTKGHAGQIRKAVELMVNAKRPIIYSGGGVILGGAHEQLRKLTRELNAPITQTLMGLGAYPATDRQSLGMLGMHGSYEANMAMHHADVILAVGARFDDRVTNSTAKFCPDATIVHIDIDPSSISKTVEVDVPIVGPVDSVLNDMLDILSKMKERPDADALASWWKQIEEWRKRHGGHYDKNDNGLLKPQEAIEGLWEATNGQAYITSDVGQHQMFAAQYYKFDEPNKWINSGGLGTMGFGLPAAMGIKLNYQDDMVVCVTGEGSIQMNIQELSTCLQYGIPVKIFCLNNGYLGMVRQWQDMNYEGRHSSSYMESLPDWTKLVESYGHVGINVETKDQLKGALDDCFNKYKDRLVFVNVAVDPEEHVYPMQVPMGAMRDMWLSKTERT, from the coding sequence GTGGAAATGCTTTCCGGTGGAGAAATGTTAGTTCGCTCCTTGCATGAGGAAGGAGTTGAATATATTTATGGTTACCCAGGTGGTAGCTTGTTACACGTGTATGATGCTATTTATCAGCAAAGCGCGGTCAAGCACGTCCTGGTCCGTCATGAACAAGCGGCAGCCCATATGGCTGACGGTTACGCACGTGCATCTGGCAAACCTGGCGTCGTCATGGTGACCTCGGGTCCCGGCGCAACAAATACTATTACAGGTATTGCAACAGCCTTTACAGACTCAATTCCAATGATCGTTATCTCTGGACAGGTAATGAGTCACTTGATTGGTGATGATGCATTCCAAGAGACCGATATGATGGGTATCTCTCGTCCAATCGTTAAACATAGTTTTAGCGTAACGGATCCTCGTGATATCCCAGAGATTGTCAAAAAAGCGTTTTATATAGCGACTTCTGGTCGCCCTGGTCCGGTAGTAATAGACGTACCGAAAGATATGACTATGCCGAACGAACGCTTTGAATACGAATACCCTAAGAAAGTAAAAATTCGTTCTTACACACCACCAACGAAAGGTCACGCCGGTCAGATTCGTAAAGCAGTTGAACTAATGGTGAATGCCAAACGTCCGATCATTTATTCCGGTGGTGGCGTTATTTTAGGTGGTGCCCATGAGCAACTACGTAAACTGACTCGTGAATTAAATGCGCCTATTACGCAAACATTGATGGGACTAGGCGCTTATCCAGCAACTGACAGGCAGTCTCTTGGTATGTTGGGTATGCATGGTAGCTATGAAGCAAACATGGCGATGCATCATGCGGATGTAATTTTGGCGGTTGGCGCACGTTTTGACGATCGTGTAACTAATTCAACTGCTAAGTTCTGTCCAGATGCCACTATCGTTCATATCGACATCGATCCATCTTCTATCTCGAAAACGGTAGAGGTTGATGTACCAATCGTTGGCCCAGTGGATTCAGTATTGAATGATATGCTGGATATCTTGAGCAAAATGAAAGAGAGGCCAGACGCGGATGCATTGGCGTCTTGGTGGAAACAAATCGAAGAGTGGCGCAAGCGTCATGGTGGTCATTACGATAAAAATGACAACGGCTTACTTAAACCACAAGAAGCTATTGAAGGCCTTTGGGAAGCTACAAATGGTCAAGCGTACATCACTTCTGATGTAGGCCAGCACCAAATGTTTGCTGCTCAATATTATAAGTTTGATGAGCCTAACAAATGGATCAATTCCGGTGGTCTTGGCACCATGGGTTTCGGTTTGCCAGCCGCTATGGGTATTAAACTGAACTATCAAGACGATATGGTGGTTTGTGTAACTGGCGAAGGCTCTATTCAGATGAATATTCAAGAGCTTTCTACCTGTTTGCAGTATGGTATTCCGGTAAAAATCTTCTGCTTGAATAACGGCTATCTTGGTATGGTTCGTCAATGGCAGGATATGAACTATGAAGGTCGTCACTCTAGCTCTTATATGGAGTCACTGCCGGATTGGACGAAACTGGTTGAATCTTATGGTCACGTTGGTATCAATGTAGAAACCAAGGATCAACTTAAAGGTGCACTGGATGATTGCTTTAACAAATACAAAGATCGCTTGGTATTTGTCAATGTAGCGGTTGATCCAGAAGAACATGTATACCCAATGCAGGTTCCAATGGGAGCCATGCGTGATATGTGGTTAAGCAAAACGGAGCGCACCTAA
- a CDS encoding DUF4124 domain-containing protein, with amino-acid sequence MRISILISVLLFAMPSLAQVYKWVDDNGQTHFSQFPPNESKEAEQINITVGTSGSAEEAKKRLREQRESLLKDSIERGLDEEEKMRARAEAEDQQKRCEQAREQLTTLQTGGRVFTTNEAGEREYLDDQKRQDMIKKTQARVNEACN; translated from the coding sequence ATGAGAATCAGCATTCTTATTTCAGTGTTGCTTTTCGCAATGCCCAGTTTAGCCCAAGTATATAAATGGGTAGATGATAATGGACAAACTCATTTCTCTCAGTTTCCTCCAAACGAATCCAAAGAGGCTGAACAGATAAACATTACTGTAGGAACTTCAGGTTCGGCGGAAGAAGCGAAAAAACGATTGCGGGAGCAACGGGAAAGCCTACTTAAAGATTCGATTGAGCGTGGCCTAGATGAAGAAGAAAAAATGCGCGCAAGGGCGGAAGCTGAGGATCAACAAAAACGCTGTGAACAAGCACGAGAACAACTTACAACATTGCAAACAGGAGGTCGTGTATTCACGACGAACGAGGCTGGAGAGCGCGAATATCTTGACGATCAGAAACGCCAAGATATGATTAAAAAGACTCAAGCACGTGTAAACGAAGCCTGTAATTAA
- the pgeF gene encoding peptidoglycan editing factor PgeF, which translates to MYSADWPVPKHIKTLITTRDGGVSSAPYDSLNLGHHVEDDPQAVKENRSRLYQHLPGEPAWLQQVHGTVVVDANTAQSGIEADAVFSDSPAAVCAVMTADCLPVLFTNVQGTKVAAAHAGWKGLMEGVLEATLSKFSGDDVIIAYLGPAIGPNAFEVGPEVRDGFIERNADAESCFRASSNKGKWLGDMYALARIRLLAQGVKRIYGGMECTFTQEDKYFSYRRDGMTGRMASCIWIENQ; encoded by the coding sequence ATGTACAGCGCAGATTGGCCGGTTCCAAAACATATTAAAACGTTGATTACAACGCGCGATGGCGGCGTGAGTAGCGCACCCTACGATAGTTTGAACCTTGGTCATCATGTCGAAGATGATCCGCAAGCGGTCAAGGAAAATCGTTCTCGCCTGTATCAACATTTGCCTGGTGAGCCTGCGTGGCTACAGCAGGTTCATGGCACAGTCGTGGTTGATGCAAATACAGCTCAATCAGGTATTGAAGCCGATGCTGTGTTCAGCGATTCACCAGCAGCAGTCTGCGCTGTCATGACAGCTGATTGCCTACCCGTCTTATTTACCAATGTGCAAGGTACAAAGGTGGCTGCAGCCCATGCAGGCTGGAAAGGCTTAATGGAGGGTGTATTAGAGGCAACACTTAGCAAGTTTTCTGGTGATGACGTAATAATCGCCTATTTGGGCCCTGCCATCGGACCGAATGCATTTGAAGTGGGGCCTGAAGTACGAGACGGTTTTATTGAGCGCAATGCTGATGCAGAGAGCTGTTTTAGAGCAAGCTCAAATAAGGGTAAATGGTTGGGTGATATGTACGCCCTTGCGCGCATTCGTTTATTGGCTCAGGGTGTCAAACGAATCTACGGTGGAATGGAATGTACGTTTACACAAGAGGACAAATATTTTAGTTATCGCCGAGATGGTATGACAGGACGCATGGCGTCCTGTATTTGGATAGAAAATCAGTAA
- the rluD gene encoding 23S rRNA pseudouridine(1911/1915/1917) synthase RluD has product MPEHINETVVVPNELGNRRLDQIAAQLFPDYSRARLQSWIKDGELKIDGAVRKPKDKLIGGETLTLDVTLQAEGEWIAEDIDFPIVYEDEHIIVIDKPADLVVHPAAGNLTGTLLNGLLHHCPSLETIPRAGIVHRLDKDTTGLMVVAKTLQAQNHLVEQLQSRQMGREYEAVIQGKMTGGGKISEPIARHSKDRTKMAVHPTGKEAITHYRVVKQYPAHTHIRVKLETGRTHQIRVHMAHMQHPLVGDATYGGKVRFPKGLSQELREVLREFPRQALHAVKLELHHPATNELMSWQVSLPDDFEELLEELNYDAEQYHDGI; this is encoded by the coding sequence ATGCCAGAGCATATTAACGAAACCGTTGTTGTCCCGAATGAACTCGGCAATAGGCGCTTGGATCAAATAGCCGCGCAATTGTTCCCTGACTACAGTCGCGCTCGTCTCCAGTCTTGGATTAAAGATGGCGAGCTAAAAATCGATGGCGCTGTGCGCAAGCCCAAAGACAAGCTGATAGGGGGAGAAACGCTTACGCTGGATGTGACGCTGCAAGCGGAGGGTGAATGGATAGCTGAAGATATCGACTTTCCAATTGTTTATGAAGACGAGCATATCATTGTTATTGATAAACCCGCGGATCTGGTGGTGCATCCAGCGGCGGGTAATCTAACTGGTACTTTGCTCAATGGCTTGTTGCATCATTGCCCATCGTTGGAAACAATCCCCAGAGCGGGCATTGTGCACCGTTTGGATAAAGACACAACTGGGTTAATGGTGGTGGCTAAGACGTTGCAAGCACAGAATCATCTTGTAGAACAGCTACAAAGCCGTCAAATGGGACGCGAATACGAGGCAGTGATACAGGGTAAAATGACGGGTGGCGGAAAAATCAGTGAACCTATCGCTCGCCACAGTAAAGATCGCACAAAGATGGCTGTCCATCCGACAGGCAAAGAGGCGATTACCCATTATCGAGTAGTAAAGCAATATCCAGCCCATACACATATCCGAGTCAAGTTAGAAACCGGTCGAACGCATCAAATTCGTGTACATATGGCTCATATGCAGCATCCTTTGGTTGGAGACGCAACCTATGGCGGTAAGGTGCGTTTCCCTAAAGGCCTTAGTCAGGAATTGCGAGAAGTATTGCGTGAGTTTCCACGCCAAGCACTGCATGCGGTGAAACTGGAGTTGCATCATCCTGCTACCAATGAATTAATGTCTTGGCAGGTGTCTTTGCCCGATGACTTTGAAGAGCTTCTGGAAGAATTGAATTACGACGCCGAACAATATCACGACGGAATTTAA
- a CDS encoding outer membrane protein assembly factor BamD, which yields MRFLILLITIASLAACSSSGKRPDQELSERGIYDKAMEAIGNENFFLAIETLERLENRYPFGKYSEQAQLEMIHAQYQAQDLENARATAERFIRLHPQHPKVDYAYYMKALTTYELGLSLVERYFADEESQRDPSPAQESFNELAELIKRFPNSEYAADARQRMIYLRDRIALHEIHVARYYLKRHAYVAAANRGRNVVENFQGTKQVDDGLAMMVEAYTLLGQKDLADKSLKVLKANYPEHEQLVDGKFQLSGWHKKDHRSIWNVMTFGLVD from the coding sequence ATGCGATTCCTGATTCTACTAATAACAATTGCCAGCTTGGCCGCCTGTTCCTCTTCCGGTAAACGTCCTGATCAAGAATTAAGCGAGCGTGGTATATACGATAAGGCGATGGAAGCCATTGGGAACGAAAACTTCTTTTTGGCTATCGAAACCCTAGAGCGCCTAGAAAACCGTTACCCATTTGGTAAATACAGCGAGCAAGCGCAGCTCGAAATGATTCATGCGCAATACCAAGCACAAGATTTAGAAAATGCTCGTGCGACAGCGGAACGCTTTATTCGCTTGCACCCACAGCACCCAAAAGTGGATTACGCCTATTACATGAAGGCGCTTACAACCTATGAACTTGGGCTAAGTCTAGTAGAGCGTTACTTTGCTGATGAAGAATCACAGCGCGATCCAAGCCCGGCGCAAGAGTCTTTCAATGAACTAGCGGAACTCATAAAACGCTTTCCCAATAGCGAATATGCCGCTGACGCTCGTCAACGCATGATCTATTTGCGCGACCGCATCGCCCTACATGAGATCCATGTGGCTCGCTATTACCTAAAACGCCACGCTTACGTGGCGGCGGCAAATCGTGGCCGAAACGTAGTAGAGAACTTTCAAGGCACAAAACAGGTGGATGACGGCCTAGCAATGATGGTAGAAGCCTACACCTTGTTAGGTCAAAAAGACTTGGCGGACAAAAGCCTTAAAGTACTGAAAGCCAATTATCCAGAGCACGAACAACTAGTAGACGGAAAGTTTCAACTCAGCGGCTGGCACAAAAAGGACCATCGCAGTATATGGAATGTCATGACCTTTGGGTTGGTGGATTAA
- the ffh gene encoding signal recognition particle protein, producing MFENLQDRLNGALRAISGKSKITEDNIKGTLREVRMALLEADVALPVVKAFTNQVKERAVGSEVLKSLSPGQAFLKIVQEELQSVMGEANESLDLAAKPPAVILMAGLQGAGKTTTVGKLARYLKEREKKKVMVVSADVYRPAAIKQLETLASEVGAQFFPSDEKQKPVDIANNAIKEAKTQFADVLIVDTAGRLAVDEDMMAEIQSLHKAIDPVETLFVVDAMTGQDAANTAKAFSEALPLTGVVLTKADGDARGGAALSVRHVTGKPIKFMGMGEKTDALEPFHPDRVASRILDMGDVMSLIEEAERKIDKSKADKLAKKLQKGKGFDLEDFRDQLLQMKNMGGLMGMMDKLPGMGNMGAAADQMGAAEKQMGQTEAIINSMTPMERAFPDKINGSRKKRIASGSGTDIQAINRVLKQHKQMQKMMKKMKGKGGMKKMLGAMKGMGGQGGPGGGMPPGMGGPGGGFPFK from the coding sequence ATGTTTGAGAATTTACAAGACCGCTTAAATGGCGCGCTGCGCGCCATCAGTGGAAAATCAAAGATCACAGAAGACAACATCAAGGGAACGTTGCGAGAAGTTCGCATGGCCTTGTTAGAAGCAGATGTCGCTTTACCAGTGGTGAAAGCGTTTACTAACCAAGTAAAAGAGCGTGCCGTTGGTAGTGAAGTTCTAAAAAGTCTGAGTCCAGGTCAAGCATTCTTAAAGATCGTTCAGGAAGAGCTGCAAAGCGTCATGGGCGAGGCTAATGAAAGTTTGGATCTCGCTGCAAAGCCCCCTGCGGTCATTTTGATGGCAGGCCTACAGGGTGCGGGTAAAACCACCACAGTGGGCAAGCTTGCGCGTTACCTAAAAGAACGTGAAAAGAAAAAGGTCATGGTGGTGAGTGCGGATGTTTATCGTCCTGCGGCTATTAAGCAACTTGAAACGCTGGCCAGTGAAGTGGGTGCACAGTTCTTCCCATCAGATGAAAAGCAAAAGCCTGTAGATATCGCCAACAATGCAATCAAGGAAGCAAAAACACAATTTGCCGATGTGTTAATTGTCGACACGGCCGGTCGTTTGGCTGTTGATGAAGATATGATGGCCGAGATTCAGAGTTTACACAAAGCCATAGACCCAGTTGAGACACTATTCGTAGTCGATGCTATGACGGGTCAGGATGCTGCAAATACTGCAAAAGCGTTTAGCGAAGCATTACCGCTAACGGGTGTGGTATTGACGAAAGCTGACGGTGATGCTCGTGGTGGTGCAGCTCTTTCTGTGCGCCACGTGACAGGCAAACCGATCAAATTTATGGGTATGGGTGAGAAGACTGATGCGCTTGAGCCGTTCCACCCTGATCGTGTAGCGTCCCGTATTTTGGATATGGGTGATGTCATGTCGCTCATTGAGGAAGCCGAACGCAAGATTGACAAAAGTAAAGCCGACAAACTTGCGAAAAAACTGCAAAAAGGCAAAGGTTTTGATTTGGAAGATTTCCGAGACCAATTGCTGCAAATGAAAAACATGGGCGGCTTAATGGGCATGATGGATAAGCTGCCTGGTATGGGTAATATGGGCGCAGCGGCGGATCAGATGGGCGCTGCTGAAAAACAAATGGGACAGACCGAAGCCATCATAAACTCTATGACGCCAATGGAGCGAGCCTTCCCAGATAAAATCAACGGAAGTCGCAAAAAACGTATTGCCTCTGGTTCTGGCACCGATATCCAAGCCATCAATCGCGTCCTAAAGCAGCATAAGCAGATGCAAAAAATGATGAAGAAGATGAAGGGCAAAGGCGGCATGAAGAAAATGCTTGGCGCTATGAAAGGCATGGGTGGCCAAGGTGGTCCGGGGGGCGGTATGCCTCCTGGTATGGGCGGCCCAGGTGGAGGTTTTCCATTTAAATAG
- a CDS encoding cytochrome C assembly family protein, whose product MATSFAVIAIVLYSASAIRQYITIGNPQKVNRQLVLGLGTSAVASHVLHWVFVVSEGQFSFGFFMVGSLIALVVSFLFVLSALKKPLEPLLLGVFPMSAVILIINILAPNQPESLEHSIGSGILSHIILSIVAYSVLIIAAFQAILLMVQDHHLKHKQLDGIMRVLPPLQTMERLLFEMLTVGTVLLSLSILSGFVFIEDFFAQHLVHKTAFTILAWATFSFLLFAHWKFGWRGNQASRWTLAGTSFLILAYFGSKFVLEILLGRP is encoded by the coding sequence ATGGCCACTTCATTCGCTGTCATCGCCATCGTTCTTTATAGCGCTAGCGCCATACGCCAATACATAACTATCGGAAACCCGCAAAAGGTTAATCGCCAACTGGTTTTAGGACTTGGCACATCAGCCGTCGCGAGCCATGTTTTACATTGGGTTTTTGTTGTCTCTGAAGGCCAGTTTTCGTTTGGTTTTTTTATGGTGGGCTCACTCATCGCCTTGGTAGTCAGCTTCTTGTTTGTGCTCAGTGCCTTGAAAAAACCATTGGAGCCGCTTTTGCTCGGCGTATTCCCCATGAGCGCGGTCATTCTTATTATTAATATACTAGCTCCTAACCAACCAGAGAGCCTCGAGCATAGCATTGGTTCAGGTATTCTAAGTCATATAATATTGTCCATTGTGGCCTACAGTGTACTCATCATTGCAGCGTTTCAGGCTATTTTACTAATGGTTCAAGATCATCATCTCAAGCATAAGCAACTGGACGGCATCATGCGGGTACTGCCACCACTGCAAACCATGGAACGCTTGCTTTTCGAGATGCTAACAGTGGGCACTGTGCTGCTTTCCCTCTCCATATTGTCTGGCTTTGTGTTCATTGAGGACTTCTTCGCTCAACACTTGGTCCACAAAACTGCATTCACAATTTTAGCGTGGGCCACCTTTAGCTTTTTATTGTTCGCCCACTGGAAATTCGGCTGGCGTGGCAATCAAGCCTCTCGCTGGACTTTGGCAGGCACCAGTTTCTTGATACTGGCCTACTTTGGCAGCAAATTTGTGTTGGAGATCCTTTTGGGGCGGCCCTAA
- a CDS encoding HlyC/CorC family transporter, with the protein MNDIPLSVLFISLFVLLVCSAFFSSSETGMMSLNRYRMRHLAKQGHGGAKRASQLLARTDRLIGVILIGNNFVNIAAASIATLIAQRIWVDNPELGVSIATVLLTLVVLIFAEVTPKTIAANHPEKVAYPFSYLLRPLLFLLMPFVYVVNTIANFLIRLTGIKLDQDSKDLLSTEEFRTLIHEAGAMIPPKRQQMLLSILDLETVRVNDIMVPRNEIVGIDLDDDIREIENTLRNSQHTRLPVWKGNINNILGMLHMRNAAKVLAQPEFTKAELLQATREPYFVPETAQLHNQLFNFQSEQRRIAIVVDEYGNVQGIATLEDILEEIVGDFTTDMSATSLDVMPQDDGSFIIDGTITIRELNKALNYELSMDGPKTFSGLIIEHLESIPDSNICLKIDDYPIEILKVKANTIASAKIYPIPK; encoded by the coding sequence GTGAACGACATCCCATTAAGCGTCCTTTTCATATCGCTTTTCGTTTTATTAGTGTGTTCTGCTTTCTTCTCTAGCTCAGAAACGGGCATGATGTCTTTAAATCGCTATCGCATGCGGCACTTGGCTAAACAAGGCCATGGCGGTGCTAAACGTGCATCTCAATTACTGGCTCGTACTGATCGCTTAATTGGCGTCATTCTAATTGGCAATAATTTTGTAAATATCGCTGCAGCATCCATTGCTACGTTAATTGCTCAACGCATTTGGGTAGACAACCCTGAACTGGGGGTGTCAATAGCTACTGTGTTGCTTACTCTAGTCGTTTTAATATTCGCCGAAGTAACACCAAAAACCATTGCAGCCAACCATCCAGAAAAGGTCGCCTACCCGTTCAGCTACTTATTGCGACCTCTATTATTTCTACTAATGCCGTTTGTGTATGTGGTCAATACCATTGCCAATTTCTTGATTCGCTTAACGGGTATAAAGCTCGATCAAGACAGTAAAGATCTATTGAGCACCGAAGAATTCCGCACATTGATTCATGAAGCAGGTGCAATGATCCCGCCAAAACGCCAGCAAATGCTTCTCTCTATTTTGGATCTCGAAACAGTGCGAGTAAATGACATCATGGTGCCGCGCAATGAAATTGTGGGCATAGATTTAGATGACGATATTCGTGAGATTGAAAATACTCTACGCAACAGCCAGCACACTCGACTGCCGGTGTGGAAAGGCAATATCAATAATATTTTGGGCATGCTGCACATGCGCAATGCTGCCAAAGTTTTAGCACAACCAGAGTTCACCAAAGCTGAGCTATTGCAGGCAACCCGAGAACCCTACTTTGTTCCCGAAACGGCTCAGTTACACAATCAGCTGTTTAACTTCCAAAGTGAGCAACGTCGAATTGCTATCGTGGTAGACGAGTACGGGAATGTACAAGGTATAGCAACACTAGAAGATATACTCGAAGAAATTGTAGGTGATTTCACCACTGATATGTCAGCCACAAGTTTAGATGTCATGCCGCAAGACGATGGTAGTTTTATTATCGATGGCACGATTACCATTCGCGAATTAAACAAAGCCTTAAATTATGAGTTATCTATGGATGGACCTAAAACATTCAGTGGCTTGATTATTGAACATCTAGAATCGATCCCCGATAGCAACATATGCTTAAAGATAGACGATTACCCTATCGAAATATTAAAAGTAAAAGCCAATACTATTGCCTCAGCTAAGATTTATCCGATTCCTAAATAA
- a CDS encoding DMT family transporter — MPQLIHRPYAILILVVTATLFAGNHISARIAFEHDTGLLLAILLRGLTALSLMLIIAYRQRASFAIPAGQRFWVFSLGILIALQSLCLYSSIVRIPVAMSLLLVNTWPMMFILASWIMGKRQPDALTFGLLFFILVGLALVLDVTSLGNMTAEKQIGIILGLLAALFLAITMWLTQYHLHALPGSVRSAYTMMTVVAVMIIAGAMDWVPGGLKVPQATEGWFGLLGLSILYGIAFTLLFVLAPRLDMGRNSPVLNFEPVASLFLGFVFLGQFLLPMQLVGGAIVIAGILAIGFKGQ; from the coding sequence ATGCCTCAATTGATTCACCGCCCTTACGCCATTTTAATTCTTGTGGTAACCGCTACGCTTTTTGCTGGCAATCATATTTCTGCTCGCATTGCATTTGAACATGATACGGGACTTTTACTGGCGATCTTATTGCGCGGGCTCACAGCATTAAGCCTGATGCTAATCATTGCTTATCGTCAGAGAGCTTCATTTGCCATTCCCGCCGGACAACGATTCTGGGTGTTTAGCTTAGGCATTCTGATTGCTTTACAGAGCCTTTGTTTGTATTCCTCTATCGTGCGTATCCCAGTTGCTATGTCCCTATTGTTGGTAAATACATGGCCGATGATGTTCATTCTAGCCAGTTGGATAATGGGTAAACGTCAACCCGATGCACTCACCTTTGGTTTATTGTTTTTTATTCTTGTTGGCCTGGCATTAGTTCTCGATGTAACAAGCTTGGGAAACATGACTGCTGAAAAACAAATAGGAATAATTCTTGGTCTACTCGCCGCTCTTTTCTTAGCGATTACTATGTGGCTGACTCAGTACCACTTGCACGCCTTGCCTGGTTCCGTTCGAAGTGCTTATACGATGATGACTGTGGTTGCTGTAATGATCATTGCTGGGGCCATGGACTGGGTACCCGGAGGATTAAAGGTACCGCAAGCTACAGAGGGCTGGTTTGGCTTACTCGGTTTATCAATACTCTACGGCATTGCATTTACTTTGCTCTTCGTTTTGGCACCGCGACTCGATATGGGTCGAAATTCTCCAGTGCTCAACTTTGAACCTGTTGCGTCTTTATTTTTAGGATTTGTTTTCCTTGGTCAATTTCTTCTACCGATGCAGCTCGTTGGTGGAGCAATTGTCATTGCCGGCATATTGGCCATTGGGTTCAAGGGCCAATAA
- the purT gene encoding formate-dependent phosphoribosylglycinamide formyltransferase, which yields MSVSIGTPMRKHAIRVLLCGSGELGKEVAIELQRLGCEVIAVDRYADAPAMQVAHRHHTVDMLNGRALRRVIELEQPHLIVPEIEAIATDTLAELESEGFNVVPTAKATQLTMNREGIRRLAAEELSIKTSPYEFAATFDEYQNAIKNIGLPCVVKPIMSSSGKGQSLVKRESDIQKAWDYAQEGGRAGKGKVIIEGFVDFDFEITLLTVRHRDGTSFCAPIGHRQENGDYQESWQPQAMSETALNSAQDIAEKVTSALGGKGLFGVELFVKGDEVIFSEVSPRPHDTGLVTLISQNLSEFALHARAILDLPIPNIQQYGASASSVILVNGESDQVRFLDLEKALAIANTDLRLFGKPEVQGQRRMGVALARAETIDQARENARQSSAAVKVEL from the coding sequence ATGAGTGTTTCTATCGGCACACCCATGCGTAAACATGCAATACGCGTTTTATTATGTGGTTCAGGTGAATTAGGTAAAGAAGTTGCCATTGAATTACAGCGTTTGGGATGTGAGGTCATTGCGGTGGATCGCTATGCGGATGCCCCAGCTATGCAGGTTGCACATCGTCACCATACTGTGGACATGTTAAACGGGAGAGCGTTGCGCCGAGTAATAGAATTGGAGCAGCCGCATTTGATTGTGCCGGAAATAGAAGCTATCGCTACGGATACATTGGCAGAACTGGAGAGTGAAGGCTTTAATGTGGTGCCTACGGCCAAAGCGACGCAGCTTACTATGAATCGAGAGGGGATTCGCCGTCTGGCGGCAGAAGAGTTGAGTATTAAAACCAGTCCATATGAATTTGCGGCGACGTTTGATGAGTATCAAAATGCCATAAAAAATATTGGCTTACCTTGTGTTGTTAAACCTATCATGAGTAGTTCTGGCAAAGGCCAGTCCCTAGTAAAACGAGAGAGCGACATTCAAAAGGCTTGGGACTATGCGCAAGAAGGTGGACGTGCAGGCAAAGGTAAAGTCATTATTGAAGGCTTTGTCGATTTTGATTTTGAAATCACGCTACTCACGGTGCGCCATAGGGATGGCACTTCTTTTTGCGCACCCATAGGTCATCGACAAGAAAATGGTGATTACCAAGAATCTTGGCAGCCACAAGCTATGTCGGAAACTGCATTGAATAGTGCCCAAGATATTGCAGAAAAAGTCACAAGTGCATTGGGTGGTAAGGGGTTATTTGGTGTAGAGCTTTTTGTAAAAGGGGATGAAGTGATTTTTAGTGAAGTATCTCCACGTCCACATGATACTGGCTTGGTCACGTTGATTTCACAAAATTTAAGCGAGTTTGCTTTACACGCGCGAGCTATATTAGATTTACCAATTCCGAATATTCAGCAATATGGCGCTAGTGCATCTAGCGTCATTTTAGTTAATGGCGAAAGTGACCAAGTACGTTTTCTCGATTTGGAAAAAGCGCTTGCGATTGCAAATACGGACTTGCGTTTATTTGGAAAACCAGAAGTGCAGGGTCAGCGCCGTATGGGTGTCGCTTTAGCTAGGGCAGAAACCATTGATCAAGCGCGAGAAAACGCGCGCCAGAGCTCTGCAGCGGTTAAAGTAGAACTTTAG
- a CDS encoding DUF1289 domain-containing protein, with translation MSEKNILGMVKSPCVAVCALDENDVCIGCYRTGEEITQWGEMNNAEKEVVLKKVAEREVASGNILSY, from the coding sequence ATGAGTGAGAAAAATATTTTAGGTATGGTAAAGAGTCCCTGCGTTGCTGTTTGTGCATTGGATGAAAATGATGTCTGTATTGGTTGTTACCGTACCGGAGAAGAAATCACTCAGTGGGGAGAAATGAACAACGCGGAAAAAGAAGTGGTGTTGAAAAAAGTGGCAGAGCGAGAAGTCGCCTCGGGAAACATACTGTCATATTAA